In the genome of Vibrio sp. NTOU-M3, one region contains:
- the greB gene encoding transcription elongation factor GreB: MKTKLITREGYNKLKAEHDHLWNEKRPEITKIVTWAASLGDRSENADYTFNKRLLRQIDRRVRFLRKFLPEVTIVDYSPQQEGKVFFGAWVEIENEAGDVKTFRIVGPEEIYGDAKDYISIDSPMARALLKKEVDDEVTVRTPEGEKEWFINSISYGKL; encoded by the coding sequence GTGAAAACAAAACTAATCACCAGAGAAGGTTATAACAAACTCAAAGCGGAACATGACCATCTGTGGAATGAGAAGCGTCCAGAGATCACCAAAATCGTCACATGGGCAGCTAGCCTTGGCGATCGCTCTGAAAACGCAGATTACACCTTCAATAAACGTTTACTTCGTCAAATAGATCGTCGTGTTCGCTTCCTTCGCAAATTTTTACCTGAAGTGACCATCGTTGACTACTCTCCTCAACAAGAAGGAAAAGTCTTCTTCGGAGCTTGGGTCGAGATTGAGAATGAAGCTGGTGACGTTAAGACCTTTCGAATTGTCGGTCCTGAAGAAATTTATGGTGATGCAAAAGATTACATTTCAATTGACTCACCGATGGCGAGAGCGTTGCTTAAGAAGGAAGTTGATGACGAAGTAACAGTTCGTACACCTGAAGGTGAGAAAGAATGGTTTATTAACTCGATCAGCTACGGAAAGCTTTAA
- the gmtX gene encoding gamma-mobile-trio protein GmtX, translating into MSEITPEQVLSQLKKKASSRVQDSLEAVFTICKEQQERGLNDFSYSTIARLGKGRGVPTAQSIRNKTGESYRTLIASFNSSTKDQPKPARKTSKGKMHAWIDELEDPVVKLQANILYAQKKEAERLLNEVVPINQVIEVFDNVDVSVASIKLTELERSALEYLISSEFLRRHQLELGKNSSIVSSDTQKSFFPVATLDAIKKALQNL; encoded by the coding sequence ATGTCAGAAATTACTCCTGAGCAAGTATTGAGTCAGCTAAAAAAGAAAGCATCATCTCGGGTACAGGACTCATTAGAGGCCGTGTTTACCATATGCAAGGAACAACAAGAGCGCGGATTGAACGACTTTAGTTACTCAACGATAGCTCGTCTTGGAAAAGGGCGAGGTGTTCCAACTGCACAAAGCATCCGAAACAAAACCGGTGAATCTTACCGAACTTTAATTGCTAGCTTCAACTCTTCAACAAAAGACCAACCAAAGCCTGCTCGAAAGACCTCAAAAGGTAAGATGCATGCTTGGATAGATGAACTAGAAGATCCAGTAGTTAAGCTTCAAGCCAACATTCTCTATGCTCAGAAAAAGGAAGCGGAGCGATTACTTAATGAAGTAGTGCCTATTAATCAGGTGATTGAAGTGTTCGATAACGTCGATGTCTCTGTGGCGTCGATTAAGCTCACTGAGTTGGAGCGAAGCGCCTTAGAGTACCTAATTTCTAGTGAGTTTTTACGTAGACATCAATTGGAGCTTGGAAAAAATAGCAGTATAGTCTCGAGTGACACTCAAAAGTCTTTTTTCCCTGTTGCGACTTTGGACGCAATTAAAAAGGCCCTACAGAACTTATAG
- a CDS encoding VPA1269 family protein: protein MRQFYETLSQASETAIRLGIKSQSEYRQCYKEDKRLPSHPDRVYTDDWVDWFSFLGKEKRPWYLTYAEASEAAIGLGIQSQPEYKQRYKEDERLPSSPNRFYADDWVDWFSFLDKEKRSLYSTYAEASEAAIGLGIQSQPEYRQRYKEDERLPSHPDRVYTDDWFDWFSFLDKEKRPWYPTYAEASEVAIGLGIQSQPEYKQRYKEDERLPSSPNQLYADNWVDWFSFLDKEKRSLYSTYAEASEAAIGLGIQSQPEYQQRYKQDKRLPSSPNQVYADDWVDWFSFLDRKKRSLYSTYAEASEAAIGLGIQSQPEYQQRYKQDERLPSSPNQVYADDWVDWFIFLDKEKRSLYSTYAEASEAAIVLGIQSQPEYKQRYKEDKRLPSSPNQVYADDWVDWFIFLDKEKRSLYSTYAEASEAAIGLGIQSQPEYQQRYKEDERLPSNPNQVYADDWVNWIHFLLPRDISNLKQFRTACAILKIKDSSQYRVTQKNYPQLPSKPEKRIPDWSNWYNALDIPRSYGYDELAALVQRKSVCSLAEYAKLRAESSDPRMPAKPEEHYQGKGWTNTYDFWGVSRPYQVKYFTDEWHLWAEKIKEFLKSARGGDTKAKDLCEFVREYIEPNGFEVCPLEFLTRGSTNIQPMLELFEQVSPTRKKKWIFSINEFLDWIISSYLIFEDTETGEITHVKDAKNPFSHINFNGETAPQVINETRKMALPYQYVKAGREWIFPLDSVEKKLSYRDLAHLHRFSSDWVQINDSSLLDKNDPDCVFKVENGKTYLWFPAYWTYTYSLMQLPARGMQIAYCDSGEADQELADFKDDKVVWKKNRTKLAGLTHRQSMVSKSGQGDFGVHYTSNKTLFDGSGYTIPFMPIDLAYWLVKMRKWQQKYNPIDEPAKWLDCTRTNLNEVQRKQKGVNCFLFREFKEIEPGYFSGRLTDRLAAALYFSAKSDITTATYKGLKYNQSIKELEKSQTIPLSHFKSPYTPHSMRVSLINAYAYEFGIPLEVIMKLVGHSSIIMTIYYTKSDKTRANLREKMELGEKEAMSKATQTLKSFVEQQRIEEVKSQLVGSSADLLNSLDNARPASSYLWKDFGICPVGGAFCSEGGYPVTTKANIYHPVPAGYLGEQNCFQCRFFITGPVFLVGLAAIFNEISLAVNTQSIRYTSLGQKLDDIAEKIDVIDHQLYKIKVDSSEKSALDSDRRELVRERMHLNSEIETRAKKLDFYLSDMNAVHRHIHNCQTLMRNPKENKENHYQLIVPHEFTLGVELDEVSSFHQLSEVCSNAELYHSCSDDLAVTRRSQMIDKMMVENGIQPQLFLLSEEEQLLVGNQLTELMLTRLKGWENVDRLMDGSLSLKDLSIDNQFDEKTIRELFEKSKPLKRIG from the coding sequence ATGAGACAATTTTACGAAACTCTAAGCCAAGCAAGCGAAACGGCGATAAGGTTGGGCATTAAGTCGCAGTCGGAATATAGACAGTGCTACAAAGAAGATAAGCGTCTTCCCTCGCACCCAGACCGGGTTTATACCGATGACTGGGTTGATTGGTTTAGTTTTCTGGGTAAAGAGAAGCGGCCTTGGTATCTGACATATGCAGAGGCCAGCGAAGCGGCGATAGGATTGGGCATTCAATCGCAGCCGGAATATAAACAGCGCTACAAAGAAGATGAGCGTCTTCCCTCGAGTCCAAATCGGTTTTATGCCGATGACTGGGTTGATTGGTTTAGTTTTCTGGATAAAGAGAAGCGGTCTTTGTATTCGACATATGCAGAGGCCAGCGAAGCGGCGATAGGATTGGGCATTCAATCGCAGCCGGAATATAGACAGCGCTACAAAGAAGATGAGCGTCTTCCCTCGCACCCAGACCGGGTTTATACCGATGATTGGTTTGATTGGTTTAGTTTTCTGGATAAAGAGAAGCGGCCTTGGTATCCGACATATGCAGAGGCCAGCGAAGTGGCAATAGGATTGGGCATTCAATCGCAGCCGGAATATAAACAGCGCTACAAAGAAGATGAGCGTCTTCCCTCGAGCCCAAATCAACTTTATGCCGATAACTGGGTTGATTGGTTTAGTTTTCTGGATAAAGAGAAGCGGTCTTTGTATTCGACATATGCAGAGGCCAGCGAAGCGGCAATAGGATTGGGCATTCAATCGCAACCGGAATATCAACAACGTTACAAACAAGATAAGCGTCTTCCCTCGAGTCCAAATCAGGTTTATGCCGATGACTGGGTTGATTGGTTTAGTTTTCTGGATAGAAAGAAGCGGTCTTTGTATTCAACATATGCAGAGGCCAGCGAAGCGGCGATAGGATTGGGCATTCAGTCGCAACCGGAATATCAGCAGCGTTACAAACAAGATGAGCGCCTTCCCTCGAGTCCAAATCAGGTCTATGCCGATGACTGGGTTGATTGGTTTATTTTTCTGGATAAAGAGAAGCGGTCTTTGTATTCGACATATGCAGAGGCCAGCGAAGCGGCGATAGTATTGGGCATTCAATCGCAACCGGAATATAAACAGCGCTACAAAGAAGATAAGCGTCTTCCCTCGAGTCCAAATCAGGTTTATGCCGATGACTGGGTTGATTGGTTTATTTTTCTGGATAAAGAGAAGCGGTCTTTGTATTCGACATATGCAGAGGCCAGCGAAGCGGCGATAGGATTGGGCATTCAATCGCAACCAGAATATCAGCAGCGTTACAAAGAAGATGAGCGCCTTCCCTCGAATCCAAATCAGGTCTATGCCGATGATTGGGTCAATTGGATTCATTTCTTATTGCCCAGAGATATATCTAATCTGAAACAGTTCAGAACAGCATGTGCGATTCTAAAAATCAAAGACTCATCTCAATATAGAGTTACACAAAAGAACTATCCCCAATTACCCTCCAAACCTGAAAAAAGAATACCCGACTGGAGCAATTGGTATAACGCTCTTGATATACCAAGATCTTATGGATATGACGAACTAGCTGCTTTGGTTCAAAGGAAAAGTGTTTGCAGTCTTGCAGAATATGCGAAGCTTCGAGCTGAATCCAGTGACCCTAGAATGCCAGCAAAACCAGAAGAGCATTATCAAGGAAAGGGTTGGACAAACACTTACGACTTCTGGGGAGTGAGTCGACCATATCAGGTTAAATACTTTACTGATGAATGGCACCTTTGGGCCGAAAAAATAAAAGAGTTTTTAAAATCAGCACGCGGTGGCGATACAAAAGCAAAAGATCTATGCGAATTTGTTCGAGAGTATATAGAACCAAACGGTTTTGAAGTATGTCCTTTAGAGTTTCTTACTAGGGGCTCAACAAATATTCAACCGATGCTCGAACTATTTGAACAAGTTTCTCCGACACGCAAGAAAAAGTGGATTTTTTCAATCAATGAGTTCTTGGATTGGATTATCTCGAGTTATCTTATTTTTGAAGACACAGAGACCGGAGAAATTACTCACGTCAAGGACGCTAAAAACCCTTTTAGTCACATTAACTTTAATGGAGAGACTGCTCCTCAAGTTATCAATGAAACAAGAAAGATGGCGCTGCCTTACCAATATGTAAAAGCGGGACGAGAGTGGATATTTCCATTGGACTCTGTCGAGAAAAAGTTAAGTTATCGGGATTTGGCGCATTTGCATCGTTTTTCATCAGATTGGGTGCAGATCAACGATAGCTCTCTCCTAGATAAAAACGACCCTGATTGCGTTTTCAAAGTTGAAAATGGAAAAACCTATCTTTGGTTTCCTGCATACTGGACCTATACGTATTCATTAATGCAACTCCCAGCACGAGGAATGCAAATCGCCTATTGTGACTCTGGAGAAGCCGACCAAGAACTCGCCGACTTTAAGGATGATAAAGTCGTTTGGAAGAAAAATAGAACTAAGTTGGCCGGTCTAACCCATCGGCAGAGTATGGTAAGCAAGTCGGGGCAAGGAGATTTTGGAGTACATTACACATCGAACAAGACACTGTTTGATGGTTCAGGCTATACGATTCCATTCATGCCAATCGACCTCGCATACTGGTTAGTAAAAATGAGAAAGTGGCAACAAAAATATAATCCTATTGATGAGCCAGCTAAGTGGTTGGATTGCACCCGCACCAATTTGAATGAGGTTCAGCGTAAGCAAAAAGGTGTTAATTGCTTTTTATTTAGGGAATTTAAAGAGATAGAACCGGGATATTTCAGTGGGCGCCTAACGGATAGATTAGCAGCCGCATTATATTTCTCAGCTAAGAGTGATATTACAACGGCTACCTACAAAGGACTGAAATACAATCAATCGATAAAAGAGTTGGAAAAGAGTCAAACGATACCGCTTTCACACTTCAAATCCCCCTACACTCCACATTCAATGCGCGTCAGTTTGATCAATGCGTACGCTTATGAGTTTGGCATTCCTTTGGAGGTCATAATGAAACTGGTCGGTCACTCCAGCATCATTATGACTATCTACTATACCAAGAGCGATAAAACAAGAGCTAACTTACGAGAGAAAATGGAGTTGGGAGAAAAAGAGGCGATGAGCAAAGCAACACAAACTTTAAAATCGTTTGTTGAGCAGCAGCGAATTGAAGAGGTTAAATCACAGTTGGTAGGTTCATCTGCGGATCTACTAAATTCATTAGACAATGCTAGACCAGCCTCCAGCTACCTATGGAAAGACTTTGGTATCTGCCCTGTTGGAGGTGCTTTTTGTTCCGAAGGGGGCTATCCAGTAACCACAAAAGCTAACATATACCACCCAGTACCAGCAGGTTATTTGGGTGAGCAGAACTGCTTTCAGTGTCGATTCTTTATTACAGGCCCTGTTTTTTTGGTTGGACTTGCCGCCATCTTCAATGAGATAAGCCTAGCCGTAAATACTCAGTCCATACGTTACACTTCACTTGGGCAGAAGCTTGATGATATTGCAGAAAAGATAGATGTTATTGATCACCAACTATACAAAATAAAAGTGGATAGTTCAGAGAAATCAGCTTTAGACTCTGATAGACGTGAATTAGTTAGGGAGCGTATGCACTTGAACTCGGAAATTGAAACACGAGCGAAAAAGCTGGATTTTTACCTCTCAGACATGAACGCGGTTCACCGACATATACATAATTGTCAAACACTTATGCGTAACCCTAAAGAAAACAAGGAGAATCACTATCAGCTTATTGTTCCGCATGAATTCACACTTGGTGTTGAACTAGATGAAGTAAGCAGCTTTCATCAGCTATCAGAGGTATGTTCGAACGCAGAACTGTACCATAGCTGTAGCGACGATTTAGCGGTAACTAGACGCTCTCAAATGATCGACAAAATGATGGTTGAAAATGGTATTCAGCCGCAACTGTTTTTACTGTCAGAAGAAGAACAACTCTTAGTAGGGAACCAGTTAACAGAGTTAATGCTGACACGTTTGAAAGGCTGGGAGAACGTCGACCGTCTCATGGATGGGAGCTTGAGCCTAAAGGACTTATCGATAGATAACCAGTTCGACGAAAAGACGATTCGTGAATTGTTTGAGAAATCGAAACCACTAAAAAGGATCGGTTAG
- the gmtY gene encoding gamma-mobile-trio recombinase GmtY translates to MSFVIKRSVNYKPDTGQPPFRFPALFTESGLLISHLRFLHENRYKSQSWMERNTFAVELLLKFIERQVSSFLSATDLLRAFVEALQFGTIQDGQDDSGLFWSPRRNEDVNVLLRHITDYCDYLDTIHGTDLPKLNPLRKATHAEERLQWCAYYRRHSRSFLNHLTKPSTQQFSLARVVRGPERHLVDVEEVYRFPEDRIEDLLLHGFVSASGEPDYASQLIVMLMHFGGLRLSECFHIYTDDISIDPKSGSALISVYHPSDGKSPDERFSKRRTYLAHKYRLNPRNEYPRSHRLYAGWKGPLLTNSNLSFDVMFYPASKAVEFTLLLQKYLSTKPTSESPFLFVNSKGNPENKKNFNQKHNRSIQRIGLEPSKPLGTTPHAHRHSYGYRLSQGGFSQLEIQKAMHHKSPDSCFVYLKPSGDEVRARMRNIC, encoded by the coding sequence ATGAGCTTCGTAATCAAGCGATCAGTGAACTACAAACCTGATACAGGCCAGCCTCCTTTTCGCTTTCCAGCGCTTTTTACTGAAAGTGGTTTGCTGATTTCTCATTTGAGATTTTTGCATGAGAATCGCTACAAGTCCCAATCGTGGATGGAGCGTAATACATTTGCTGTAGAGCTTCTCTTAAAGTTCATAGAGCGACAAGTATCAAGCTTCTTATCGGCAACAGATTTACTCAGAGCTTTTGTTGAAGCATTACAGTTCGGAACTATTCAAGATGGGCAAGATGATTCTGGTTTGTTCTGGAGTCCTCGAAGAAATGAAGACGTAAATGTTCTTCTTCGGCACATTACGGATTATTGCGACTACCTCGACACTATTCATGGCACTGACTTGCCCAAACTAAATCCCTTGAGGAAAGCGACTCATGCAGAAGAGCGTTTGCAATGGTGTGCTTACTATCGGAGGCATAGTCGTAGCTTTCTGAATCATTTGACTAAACCATCTACCCAACAATTTTCGCTTGCACGAGTAGTTCGCGGACCTGAGAGGCATCTTGTTGATGTTGAAGAAGTATATCGCTTTCCTGAGGACCGAATTGAAGACCTACTTCTACATGGTTTTGTTTCTGCTTCAGGAGAGCCGGATTATGCTAGTCAGTTGATCGTGATGTTAATGCATTTCGGTGGGTTGCGACTGTCAGAGTGTTTCCACATATATACCGATGATATATCAATAGACCCCAAATCAGGCTCTGCTCTTATATCTGTTTACCACCCAAGTGACGGAAAGTCTCCTGACGAACGCTTCAGTAAACGAAGAACATACCTGGCACATAAATACCGACTGAACCCAAGGAATGAGTATCCGAGAAGTCATAGACTCTACGCGGGCTGGAAAGGACCTTTGCTTACAAATAGCAATCTGTCTTTTGATGTCATGTTTTATCCAGCAAGTAAAGCCGTTGAGTTTACTCTGTTACTACAAAAGTATCTTTCGACTAAACCCACTTCAGAATCTCCGTTCCTTTTTGTTAACTCAAAAGGTAATCCCGAGAATAAAAAAAATTTCAACCAAAAGCATAATAGATCAATTCAACGAATTGGACTCGAACCTTCCAAGCCATTGGGGACAACCCCGCATGCACATCGCCATTCTTACGGCTATAGATTAAGCCAAGGAGGTTTTTCTCAGCTAGAAATTCAAAAAGCGATGCATCATAAAAGCCCTGATAGTTGTTTCGTCTATTTAAAACCTTCAGGCGACGAAGTGCGTGCTCGGATGAGGAATATTTGCTAA
- a CDS encoding Tex family protein: protein MSQAICNLIAQELNVRPEQVNAAVTLIDDGNTVPFIARYRKEVTGGLDDTQLRNLDSRLSYLRELDERRQTILKSIQDQGKLSPELEAEIHSADSKTRLEDLYLPYKPKRRTKGQIAIEAGLEPLADKLWNEPQTEPESEAEKYIDGDKGIADSKAALDGARAIIMERIAEDANLLEKIRHHLNRNAELVSRVVDGKEREGEKFKDYFEHNEALSKVPSHRALAMLRGRNEGFLTLAMNADPAQEESVRQSYCETIIADHYGVTLSSAPADAWRKQVISWAWRIKVSMHMETELMGAMKERAEIEAIEVFATNLKDLLMAAPAGPRATLGLDPGLRTGSKIAVVDSTGKVLVTETIYPHPPQNQYDKAAQVVDQLVRKFNVDLIAIGNGTASRETDSFVADLIKRGNLKVQKIMVSEAGASVYSASELAAKEFPNMDVSLRGAVSIARRLQDPLAELVKIDPKSIGVGQYQHDVSQSMLAKRLDAVVEDCVNAVGVDVNTASPALLTRVAGLSSTIAQNIVDYRDEHGRFEARTTLKKVARLGPKAFEQCAGFLRIMDGKNPLDASSVHPEAYPVVKAISEKNSKDIKSLIGDSDFLRRLHAVDYTDETFGVPTVTDIIKELDKPGRDPRPEFKTATFADGVNEVSDLEPGMVLEGVVSNVANFGAFVDIGVHQDGLVHISALSDRFVSDPREVVKAGDVVKVKVMEVDVQRKRIGLSMRLTDEPGQDNRAQRSSAPRSPSRNHSGGQRRREEPQQSSVMGGAFAKAKR from the coding sequence ATGAGCCAAGCTATCTGTAATTTGATTGCGCAAGAGCTGAATGTACGCCCTGAGCAAGTTAACGCTGCTGTGACCCTGATTGATGATGGTAATACGGTGCCATTTATTGCCCGTTACCGTAAAGAAGTCACGGGGGGGCTGGATGATACCCAACTGCGTAACCTCGATAGTCGCTTGTCCTATCTACGTGAGTTGGATGAACGTCGTCAAACGATTCTTAAATCCATCCAAGATCAGGGCAAACTGAGCCCAGAACTTGAGGCAGAGATCCACTCTGCTGACAGCAAAACCCGCTTAGAAGATTTATATCTACCTTACAAACCAAAGCGACGTACCAAAGGCCAAATAGCGATTGAAGCGGGTTTGGAGCCTTTAGCTGACAAATTGTGGAATGAACCACAAACTGAGCCAGAAAGCGAAGCGGAAAAATACATTGATGGTGATAAAGGTATCGCAGATAGCAAGGCCGCACTGGATGGGGCTCGTGCCATTATCATGGAGCGTATTGCTGAAGACGCTAACTTGCTTGAGAAAATTCGTCATCATTTGAATCGTAATGCTGAATTGGTTTCGCGTGTCGTGGATGGCAAAGAGCGTGAAGGCGAAAAATTCAAAGATTACTTTGAACATAATGAAGCGTTAAGCAAAGTCCCGTCGCACCGCGCACTTGCGATGCTACGTGGTCGTAACGAAGGTTTTCTGACGTTGGCGATGAATGCTGATCCTGCGCAAGAAGAGAGTGTTCGTCAGTCGTACTGCGAAACCATTATTGCCGATCACTATGGTGTGACGCTTAGCAGTGCCCCTGCGGATGCTTGGCGTAAGCAGGTGATCAGTTGGGCATGGCGCATCAAAGTTTCGATGCACATGGAAACCGAACTCATGGGGGCGATGAAAGAGCGCGCTGAAATTGAGGCGATTGAAGTTTTTGCCACCAACCTGAAAGACTTATTGATGGCCGCGCCAGCTGGCCCTCGTGCTACATTAGGTCTTGATCCTGGTTTACGTACAGGCTCAAAAATAGCGGTAGTGGACTCTACCGGTAAAGTGTTGGTGACCGAAACCATCTACCCACACCCGCCACAAAACCAATATGACAAAGCCGCACAAGTGGTGGACCAACTTGTGCGTAAGTTCAATGTGGATCTGATCGCGATTGGTAATGGCACGGCTTCACGCGAAACCGACAGTTTTGTTGCTGATCTGATCAAACGCGGCAACCTGAAGGTGCAAAAAATTATGGTCAGTGAAGCGGGGGCATCAGTGTATTCTGCCTCTGAGCTTGCAGCGAAAGAGTTCCCGAATATGGACGTGTCACTGCGTGGCGCGGTGTCTATTGCTCGCCGTTTGCAAGATCCACTGGCTGAGCTAGTGAAAATCGATCCGAAATCCATCGGTGTAGGCCAATATCAGCATGATGTTAGCCAATCAATGTTGGCTAAACGTCTTGATGCGGTTGTGGAAGACTGTGTAAACGCCGTGGGTGTGGATGTGAATACCGCTTCGCCTGCGTTGCTAACACGTGTTGCAGGGCTGTCGAGTACCATTGCACAAAACATTGTCGACTACCGTGATGAACACGGCCGATTTGAAGCGCGTACGACATTGAAAAAAGTCGCTCGCCTTGGCCCGAAAGCGTTTGAGCAGTGTGCGGGCTTCTTACGTATCATGGATGGCAAAAATCCTCTGGACGCTTCGTCTGTACACCCAGAAGCGTACCCAGTCGTCAAAGCGATTTCTGAAAAGAACAGCAAGGACATTAAATCGCTAATTGGTGACAGTGATTTCCTACGTCGTTTACATGCGGTTGATTACACCGATGAGACGTTTGGTGTTCCAACGGTTACTGACATCATCAAAGAGCTGGATAAGCCGGGACGCGACCCGCGCCCTGAATTTAAGACCGCTACCTTTGCTGATGGTGTGAATGAAGTCTCTGATCTTGAGCCCGGTATGGTACTCGAAGGCGTTGTGTCTAACGTTGCTAACTTTGGTGCGTTTGTTGACATTGGCGTTCACCAAGATGGCTTGGTGCACATTTCTGCACTGTCAGATCGCTTTGTTTCCGATCCACGTGAGGTCGTGAAAGCTGGTGATGTGGTGAAAGTGAAAGTGATGGAAGTGGATGTGCAGCGCAAACGGATTGGTTTGTCGATGCGTTTAACTGATGAACCGGGCCAAGATAACCGAGCGCAACGCAGCTCTGCACCGCGTAGTCCGTCACGTAACCATAGTGGTGGTCAGCGTCGTCGCGAAGAGCCGCAACAGAGCAGCGTCATGGGCGGTGCATTTGCCAAAGCAAAACGTTAA
- a CDS encoding ATP-dependent Lon protease, whose amino-acid sequence MIVSPTNVSVPLIAPSVNVQTEQAARDNRVREPVTPTVALAKTNAERKVKSDDKRRKQSSWDPSEHPGYETEHDPGVRHAYHEDPTDALERLFSLLALDSYSKHQGKGYAMRFRLPRRIIDAAITEGKMARRRTVIKYHYGHAVAPNVPSEVIAVL is encoded by the coding sequence ATGATCGTGTCACCGACGAATGTTAGTGTGCCACTTATCGCCCCATCGGTTAATGTGCAAACGGAGCAGGCCGCACGCGACAATCGCGTTCGCGAACCTGTCACCCCGACAGTCGCATTGGCAAAAACAAACGCTGAACGAAAGGTAAAATCAGACGATAAGCGGCGCAAACAGTCTTCATGGGATCCGTCGGAGCACCCCGGCTACGAGACGGAACATGACCCAGGAGTCCGTCACGCTTATCACGAAGACCCAACCGATGCACTGGAACGGCTCTTCAGTCTGCTAGCACTGGACAGTTACAGTAAACATCAGGGGAAAGGCTACGCGATGCGCTTTCGGTTACCCAGGCGCATAATCGATGCAGCGATAACTGAGGGAAAAATGGCGCGCAGGCGAACGGTGATCAAATATCATTATGGCCATGCGGTTGCCCCAAACGTTCCATCAGAGGTAATAGCGGTATTGTAG
- the bioH gene encoding pimeloyl-ACP methyl ester esterase BioH, producing the protein MIKVTESVKSAASLFWDVMGDGPDLVLIHGWGMNGAVWHQTAEALSAHFRVHVVDLPGYGHSNHTHADNLHEMAEQVLAEAPKHAIWLGWSLGGLLATHIALHHPERIDKLITVASSPKFAADRPWQGIQPNVLSAFTEQLVDDFQLTIERFMALQAMGSPSARKDVKQLKQAVLSRPSPNPDSLLAGLHILANVDLRHQLQQIRIPVLRMYGRLDGLVPLKVASDLTDYLPQSEQYVFSESSHAPFMTEAEHFCQQIVAFALKN; encoded by the coding sequence ATGATTAAAGTGACAGAAAGCGTGAAGAGTGCCGCATCATTATTTTGGGATGTAATGGGTGATGGTCCCGATTTGGTGTTGATCCACGGTTGGGGGATGAATGGCGCCGTCTGGCATCAAACCGCTGAAGCATTAAGTGCTCATTTCCGTGTTCATGTGGTTGACTTGCCCGGTTATGGTCACAGCAATCACACTCATGCTGACAATTTGCATGAGATGGCGGAACAGGTGCTAGCAGAAGCTCCGAAGCACGCGATTTGGCTTGGCTGGTCTTTAGGGGGCTTACTTGCCACCCATATTGCCTTGCACCATCCAGAGCGAATTGACAAACTGATCACCGTCGCCAGTTCACCTAAATTTGCCGCAGATAGGCCATGGCAAGGTATTCAACCCAATGTCTTGAGTGCCTTTACCGAACAGTTGGTGGATGATTTCCAACTGACTATCGAGCGATTTATGGCGCTACAGGCCATGGGCAGTCCATCAGCCAGAAAAGACGTCAAACAGCTAAAACAAGCGGTGTTATCTCGCCCATCTCCCAACCCTGATTCACTGTTAGCCGGGCTACACATTCTGGCTAATGTCGATTTACGCCACCAGCTTCAACAGATCCGCATTCCCGTGTTGCGTATGTACGGTCGCCTAGACGGCCTCGTTCCACTTAAGGTCGCATCTGATCTGACCGATTATTTGCCTCAAAGTGAACAATACGTATTTAGTGAATCTTCTCATGCTCCCTTCATGACTGAAGCCGAACATTTCTGTCAGCAAATTGTCGCTTTTGCATTAAAAAATTAA
- a CDS encoding phosphoribosyltransferase family protein: MLTDWLRKNIVSHWVRSCDLCHLPAEDSQQAFCLHCSQYIAPIPRCDRCGLPMPESVEACGTCLAEPPPWQRLYCVSDYRPPLSGYIHRLKYQKHFHQAKPLAQWLAGRIEQPAPLITSVPLHWKRQWWRGYNQSELLAKSLAAELALNYRVLFRRIEETKPQQGMDKADRVRNLRHAFVLNGSPLAKHIAIVDDVVTTGSTVYQLSRLLLEAGVERVDIYCICRTLAPSDLV; encoded by the coding sequence ATGTTAACGGATTGGTTACGGAAAAACATCGTTTCACACTGGGTGAGAAGCTGTGATTTATGCCACCTCCCCGCGGAAGACAGTCAGCAAGCCTTTTGCTTACATTGCTCGCAATATATTGCGCCAATTCCGCGTTGTGACCGATGTGGCTTGCCGATGCCAGAATCGGTTGAGGCATGCGGGACATGTCTGGCGGAGCCTCCTCCTTGGCAGAGGCTTTATTGCGTATCTGATTATCGTCCACCGCTTTCTGGCTACATTCATAGACTGAAGTATCAAAAGCACTTTCACCAAGCAAAGCCACTCGCACAGTGGTTAGCTGGCCGAATTGAACAACCCGCGCCATTAATTACCAGCGTGCCACTGCATTGGAAGCGACAGTGGTGGCGTGGTTACAATCAGAGTGAGCTGTTGGCAAAATCTCTGGCGGCAGAGTTAGCATTGAACTACCGAGTGCTGTTTCGTCGCATTGAGGAAACCAAGCCACAGCAAGGGATGGACAAAGCCGATCGCGTGCGAAATCTGCGTCATGCCTTTGTGTTAAATGGTTCTCCGTTAGCCAAACATATTGCGATTGTTGATGATGTGGTCACCACAGGCAGTACGGTGTATCAATTATCTCGATTACTGCTTGAAGCGGGCGTTGAAAGGGTTGATATTTACTGTATCTGCCGCACTCTTGCTCCATCGGATCTCGTTTAA